In Hallerella succinigenes, the following are encoded in one genomic region:
- a CDS encoding SAP domain-containing protein, translated as MLYVVLFFVILVIYLFINRKNKTDEEPPDFDQVLSTSQNVLVPEKNQQPVQVAKQEPKKQFEGVPNKQGLYPSELLLLYYAPKYYVNSDSFPSFWNYQYGIENVKSCLENLVNKGFLKKEMNLQMNLNDLKVVDLKNLLKNNSLPVTGKKDDLVKRIIEQISLDSLNANLKKLRFLRTESGEQALCDAAYLEYLDKNNLNEVSIFEMSKFVQLMPQVDFRKGIVEILAEKIKKFEASSICVVAFRQPC; from the coding sequence ATGCTGTATGTAGTTCTATTTTTCGTCATTTTAGTGATTTATCTCTTTATTAATAGGAAGAATAAAACTGATGAAGAACCTCCGGATTTTGATCAAGTTTTATCGACATCACAAAATGTCTTAGTCCCAGAGAAAAATCAGCAACCAGTCCAGGTTGCTAAACAGGAGCCTAAAAAGCAATTTGAAGGTGTTCCTAACAAACAGGGATTGTATCCGTCGGAATTGCTTTTGTTGTATTATGCTCCTAAGTATTATGTTAATTCAGATTCTTTCCCCAGTTTTTGGAATTATCAATACGGTATTGAAAATGTTAAGTCTTGTTTGGAAAATCTTGTCAATAAAGGGTTCTTGAAAAAAGAAATGAATCTTCAAATGAATTTAAATGATTTGAAAGTTGTTGATTTAAAGAATCTTCTAAAAAATAATTCTCTACCTGTAACGGGTAAAAAAGATGATTTAGTCAAAAGAATTATTGAGCAAATATCTCTAGATTCTTTAAATGCAAATTTGAAAAAATTGAGATTTTTGAGGACAGAGTCTGGAGAACAGGCTTTATGCGATGCTGCATATTTAGAGTATCTTGATAAGAATAACTTGAATGAAGTTTCTATTTTTGAAATGAGCAAATTTGTTCAACTAATGCCTCAGGTTGATTTTAGAAAAGGCATTGTTGAAATATTGGCAGAAAAGATAAAGAAATTTGAGGCATCATCAATATGTGTGGTAGCATTTAGGCAGCCTTGCTAG
- a CDS encoding transposase, which translates to MKKLTHSESEIVKSVNELEAGVSADEICRRLNVSRATLYQWKRKYGGLEVSQLKKLKELEEENAKLKKMYANLALDNEILREVIEKKL; encoded by the coding sequence ATGAAGAAACTGACTCATTCCGAATCGGAAATCGTCAAAAGCGTAAACGAACTTGAAGCTGGGGTGTCTGCAGATGAAATCTGCAGGCGACTCAACGTTTCCAGAGCCACGCTCTATCAATGGAAACGGAAGTACGGCGGTCTCGAGGTTAGCCAGCTTAAGAAACTGAAGGAACTCGAAGAAGAAAACGCCAAGCTCAAGAAGATGTACGCCAATCTCGCCCTGGACAACGAGATTCTCCGCGAGGTTATCGAAAAAAAACTCTGA
- a CDS encoding ISL3 family transposase, with amino-acid sequence MSKLYKSIFNVNGCSVVKQEQTDTTVTITVRLTKGNASRCGCCGRKGKLYDNGREQRVWRTLDLGTKMGFIRMDTYRVKCKKCGVKTVKVPWASHRSGFTDAFEQQVAWAVCSMSKKAVAKQLRIAWNTVGEIADRVWDRLDTRPIKAGCIFRRIGIDETSYKKGHKYITVVVDHDRRCVIWVHEGYGKEVLDLFMRELSEEQRKGVELVTCDGAKWIRSSIEEFLPNAERCVDSFHVVQWATEALDKVRVEAWKEARKENRNQKRGRGRPTKDSVPKDRTAEGIKNSRYALGKAPENLNESQQRKIELIASRYPRLYRAYQLKEELRIILKMGYDDARENLDRWLWRASHSRIGSVKDLYAKIKRNYDGILNTIRLGVSNARIEATNNKIKLLIRTAYGFRNMNNMLSLIMLSCSYVDVKIAYEWESESRESSSKAA; translated from the coding sequence ATGTCAAAATTATACAAATCCATCTTCAATGTCAACGGCTGTTCAGTCGTCAAGCAGGAGCAAACCGACACCACGGTCACCATCACGGTAAGACTCACCAAGGGCAACGCCAGCAGGTGCGGCTGTTGTGGGCGAAAAGGGAAGCTCTACGACAACGGCCGGGAACAGAGGGTATGGCGGACGCTCGATCTCGGCACGAAGATGGGCTTCATCAGGATGGACACCTACAGGGTGAAGTGCAAGAAATGCGGCGTAAAAACGGTGAAGGTGCCGTGGGCAAGCCACAGGTCAGGCTTCACCGACGCCTTCGAGCAGCAGGTCGCATGGGCCGTATGCAGCATGTCGAAAAAGGCTGTCGCAAAGCAGCTACGCATCGCCTGGAATACCGTGGGGGAAATTGCCGACCGCGTATGGGATCGCCTGGACACAAGGCCGATCAAGGCAGGCTGCATCTTCAGGCGCATAGGCATCGACGAGACCAGCTACAAGAAAGGGCACAAGTACATAACGGTGGTAGTGGATCACGACAGGCGCTGCGTGATCTGGGTCCACGAGGGCTACGGGAAGGAGGTGCTGGACCTCTTCATGAGGGAACTCAGCGAAGAGCAGCGCAAGGGCGTGGAGCTTGTGACTTGTGACGGAGCCAAGTGGATAAGGTCAAGCATCGAGGAGTTCCTGCCCAATGCCGAACGGTGCGTGGACAGCTTCCATGTCGTACAGTGGGCGACAGAAGCCCTGGACAAGGTCCGTGTGGAAGCCTGGAAGGAGGCCCGCAAGGAAAACCGCAATCAGAAACGGGGCCGAGGCAGGCCCACGAAGGATAGCGTCCCGAAGGACCGCACCGCGGAGGGGATAAAGAACTCCAGGTACGCTCTGGGCAAGGCTCCAGAGAACCTTAACGAAAGCCAGCAGAGAAAAATAGAACTCATAGCAAGCCGCTATCCGCGTCTCTACAGGGCATACCAGCTCAAGGAGGAACTGCGCATCATCCTGAAGATGGGCTATGACGATGCCAGGGAAAATCTGGACAGGTGGCTGTGGCGTGCAAGCCACTCACGCATCGGCTCAGTCAAGGATCTGTACGCAAAGATCAAGCGTAACTACGACGGAATCCTCAACACAATCAGGCTGGGCGTGTCAAACGCAAGGATCGAGGCGACGAACAACAAGATAAAGCTACTGATACGGACTGCCTATGGCTTCAGGAACATGAACAACATGCTGTCGCTGATAATGTTGAGCTGTTCCTATGTCGATGTAAAGATAGCCTACGAATGGGAATCGGAATCGAGAGAATCATCTAGCAAGGCTGCCTAA